A DNA window from Bacteroides cellulosilyticus contains the following coding sequences:
- a CDS encoding GxxExxY protein, which translates to MEEDINILTGTTLKYAFEVHTQLGPGLLESTYEACLFYELSKAGIKIERQKKLPIIYKGITLDTDYRIDLLIEKKLILELKSVESLLPVHSAQLLTYMKLSGLQYGLLLNFNVPSLKYGIKRFIL; encoded by the coding sequence ATGGAAGAAGATATTAATATATTGACTGGGACAACATTAAAATATGCATTTGAAGTACATACACAATTAGGCCCCGGATTATTGGAAAGCACATACGAAGCCTGCTTATTTTATGAGTTAAGTAAAGCTGGTATAAAAATAGAAAGGCAAAAGAAGTTGCCAATCATTTATAAAGGAATTACATTGGATACTGATTATAGAATTGATTTATTAATTGAAAAGAAATTAATATTAGAACTAAAAAGCGTTGAAAGCTTACTGCCAGTTCACTCCGCCCAGCTTCTTACTTACATGAAGCTAAGCGGTCTGCAATATGGACTGTTACTAAACTTCAATGTTCCAAGTCTAAAATACGGTATTAAACGTTTTATTTTATAA
- the radA gene encoding DNA repair protein RadA → MAKEKTVYVCSNCGQESPKWVGKCPSCGEWNTYVEEVIRKEVVNKRPVSGIETEKPKPIVLSEIEADDEPRIDLHDEELNRVLGGGLVPGSLVLIGGEPGIGKSTLVLQTVLHIPEKRVLYVSGEESARQLKLRADRLSQNSTDCLIVCETSLEQIFVHIKNTRPELVIIDSIQTISTESIESSPGSIAQVRECSASILRFAKETHTPVLLIGHINKEGSIAGPKVLEHIVDTVLQFEGDQHYMYRILRSIKNRFGSTAELGIYEMRQDGLRQVSNPSELLLSQDHEGMSGIAIASAIEGIRPFLIETQALVSSAVYGNPQRSATGFDLRRMNMLLAVLEKRVGFKLAQKDVFLNIAGGLKVNDPAIDLAVISAILSSNMDTAIEQEVCMAGEIGLSGEIRPVNRIEQRIGEAEKLGFKRFVLPKYNLQGIDTKKIKIELIPVRKVEEAFRVLFG, encoded by the coding sequence ATGGCAAAAGAAAAAACGGTTTATGTGTGCAGCAACTGCGGACAGGAGTCTCCGAAGTGGGTAGGTAAATGTCCGTCGTGCGGAGAGTGGAACACGTATGTAGAAGAAGTGATACGAAAAGAAGTCGTAAACAAACGTCCGGTATCCGGAATTGAGACAGAAAAGCCAAAACCCATCGTTCTCAGTGAAATAGAAGCGGATGATGAACCGCGTATCGACTTGCATGATGAAGAATTGAACCGGGTACTGGGAGGCGGATTGGTTCCGGGTTCTCTAGTGTTGATTGGTGGGGAACCGGGAATTGGTAAGTCTACTTTGGTACTACAAACTGTACTTCATATCCCTGAAAAGCGCGTTCTTTATGTATCGGGTGAGGAAAGTGCCCGTCAGTTGAAATTACGCGCGGACCGTCTATCACAAAATTCCACCGATTGCCTCATCGTTTGTGAAACGTCATTGGAACAGATTTTTGTTCACATCAAGAATACCCGTCCGGAGTTGGTGATCATCGACTCTATACAGACTATTTCTACGGAAAGCATTGAATCCTCCCCGGGAAGCATCGCACAAGTGCGCGAATGTTCGGCAAGTATCCTGCGCTTTGCCAAAGAAACGCATACCCCGGTATTGCTTATCGGGCATATCAATAAGGAAGGCAGCATTGCCGGACCGAAAGTGTTGGAACATATCGTAGATACGGTATTGCAGTTTGAGGGTGACCAGCATTATATGTACCGCATCCTGCGCAGTATCAAGAACCGTTTCGGAAGTACGGCAGAGCTGGGGATTTACGAGATGCGTCAGGATGGATTACGGCAAGTCAGTAATCCGTCGGAGTTATTGTTGAGCCAGGATCATGAAGGGATGAGTGGTATAGCGATAGCTTCGGCTATAGAAGGGATACGCCCGTTCCTGATTGAGACACAGGCATTGGTAAGCAGTGCGGTATATGGCAATCCGCAACGTTCGGCCACGGGATTTGACCTTCGGAGAATGAATATGCTACTGGCTGTGCTGGAAAAACGGGTAGGTTTCAAGTTGGCACAGAAAGATGTGTTCCTCAATATTGCCGGAGGATTGAAGGTGAACGACCCGGCAATAGACCTGGCAGTCATCAGTGCCATACTCTCCAGCAATATGGATACGGCTATCGAACAGGAAGTTTGTATGGCGGGGGAAATCGGTTTGTCCGGAGAGATACGACCGGTAAACCGGATTGAACAACGGATCGGTGAAGCGGAGAAACTAGGATTTAAACGGTTCGTGCTGCCGAAATACAATCTGCAAGGAATTGATACGAAGAAAATAAAGATAGAACTGATACCGGTGCGGAAGGTGGAAGAGGCGTTCAGGGTACTGTTCGGTTGA